TTTGCATGACCTGCTTTGCCTTACTTTTATCGCTCATCAAAGCCATCGCAGCAACGCTTGGTCCTATAAATTTGATCTTGTGATGTGAGCAAATTTCAACAAAATTTTGATTTTCACTTAAAAAGCCATATCCAGGGAAAATAGCGTCTGCTTCGCTGATCTCAGCCGCACTTATGATAGCTGGGATATTTAGGTAGCTATCGCTTGAGCGCTCTTTACCGATGCAAATGGCTACGTCAGCGTATTTTACATAAAGTGCGTCTTTGTCGGCAGTTGAGTAGACTACAACGGCCTCTTTACCCATCTCCTTTATCGTTCGCAAAGCACGAAGAGCGATCTCGCCGCGATTTGCGATTAAAATTCTTTTTAATTCCATTAATTTTTCTCCACGCCAAATAACGGCAATCCAAACTCAACTGGCTGTCCGTCAGAGACTAGCATCTCAGTGATCTGGCAGTCAAACTCAGCCTCGATCTCGTTCATGATCTTCATAGCCTCTATGATACCTACTACATCGCCTTTTCTTACTCTTTGACCTACTTTTACAAACGGAGCAGCGCCTGGGCTTGGAGCAGCATAGAAAGTACCTACCATAGGAGATTTTATGCTATCTTTTGGCGAGTTTGCAGCTGGTTTTACCTCTGAATTAACGACTACATTTACAGGTGCTGGAGCTGGTGCTTGTGCTGCTGGTTTAGCAGGCGCGCAATAATCTGAAAATTTTTCAAGCTCTACCTCAAAATCACCACTTTTTATTTTGATATGATTCATCTCCATATCATTAAAAAATTCGATAAGCTCTTTTATATCTTCTTTTTTCATAGAAATTTCTCCTAAATTTTTATATAAGCGTCTAATTGTAGCGAAAATTAGATAAAAAATTTTTTTATGAAGCAAAAACGAGAACTCAAAGTTACTCTTTTTTGCTAAGTTATTTTTCAGTAATAATTATCTTAATACCTTTAGTATCAACTAAATTTTCATCGATGATGATCTCATCTATCTTTGTTGCTCTTATTGCGCCACTTTTTGGATTTTTTATACTTTTTATCGCTCCGCTTGTGCTTACATCGACACTTGAGTACTCAAACGCAAGACTCGTATCCATAAAAATGCAATCTTTTACGACCAAATTTTCCACGTAACAAAGGGCTTGCAAGCTCTTTATCGTGCAGTTTATAAGCGTCACATTTTTTGAGTTCCAAGCTAGATATTCGCCTGAGATGAGGCAGTTTTGCGCTACCACATTTTCGCAGTTCCAAAAAGCATCTTTTGAAATGAGCTTTGAGTTTGTGATGCGAAGGTTTTTGCAGCTATCAAAGCAGTAGTTTCCGTCTAAATTTAGCCCATCAATCTCTAAATTTTCGCTATTTGCCCCAAAATAATCGCCTTTTGCAAAAACGTTTTTTATCTTCACATCCGTGCATCCCCAAAGTGTCTCGCCAGCGTCTGAAAAATTTACATTTTCTATCGAAATTTGCGAGCTTTTTCTAAAGCTTTTTGGAGCGTTGATGACCACGTCTTTGAAGCTTAAATTTGCACTGTACCACATGCCAGCTCTTGCTAGAGGCTCCAAGTATCCGCCATTTAGCGTGATATCGCTTGCGTACCAAAGTGGGTATTTGTAGGCAAAAACGCACTCATTTAGCTTTAAATTTGAGCTGTGCTTTAGCGGCGACTCGCCATCTTCAAAGATACAGTTTGTAAAATTTACACTTTTTGCCCCAAACATCGCACGCTCGCCAGTAAAAATTTCTGCATTTTTCTCTTGCATTTTTGTCCTTTATTAATTTTTGCTGTTAAAATTATACTAATTTTCATCTAATTTATTCGCTTTATTAAATTTACTTTAAAGACGCAAAGCGTTATAATCGCCCAAAAAAGGAGCAAAAATGGGTTTAAAGTCAGACTCTTGGATAAGAAAAATGTCGGTTGAGAAAAATATGATAGTGCCGTTTGCCGAGGAGCAAGTCGGACGCGGCGTCGTTAGTTACGGCGTTTCTAGCTACGGCTACGATATCCGCGTTGGTGATGAGTTTAAAATTTTTACAAACATCGGCGGAACCGTGGTCGATCCGAAAAATTTCGACGAGAAAAACGTGGTCGATTTTAAGGGCGATGTCTGCATCGTGCCGCCTAATTCATTCGCTCTGGCGCGCACTATCGAGTACTTTAACATGCCTGATAACGTACTAGCGATCTGCCTTGGTAAGAGCACATACGCAAGGTGTGGCATCATCGTAAATGTAACGCCTTTTGAGCCTGGATTTAAGGGGCATATCACGATAGAAATTTCAAACACGACGCCACTTCCTGCAAAAATTTATGCGAACGAAGGCATCGCGCAGGTGCTATTTATCGAGGGTGATGAGCCTTGCGAGGTGACTTATGCTGATAAAAATGGCAAATACCAAGCTCAAGAAGGCATCACACTACCAAGAATTTTGAAGTAATTTTTAGCCTTTGCGACCTTGCAAAGGCTAAATTTAAACACTGCTTTTATAATTTCCTCTAAACATTAATTAAAATTTGACGAAATAGAATCTAGAAAGATAAAAACTTTTGTAATAAATTTTAAAATTTTGGCATAGCTTTTGCTTAAATTTTTATAAAATACAATTTAGATTTAGCTATTTATACCCCAAAAATAGTTAGTAAAGGGCGCAATAATGTTTAATGATAAATCAATACTAATCACCGGCGGAACAGGAAGTTTTGGTAAAAAATACACCGAAATTTTGTTAAAAAAATACAAGCCAAAAAGGCTAGTTATCTACTCACGCGACGAGTTAAAGCAATACGAAATGGCTCAAGTCTTTAAAGATAAAGCGATGCGTTTTTTTATCGGCGACGTGAGGGACTATAAGCGCTTAAGAACCGCGATGAACGGCATAGACTACGTCATCCACGCAGCTGCAATGAAACATGTACCAATCGCGGAATACAACCCAATGGAGTGCATCAAAACAAACATTGACGGCGCTCAAAACGTCATCGACGCCTCTTTGGAATGTGGCGTTAGCAAAGTGATCGCACTCTCAACGGACAAGGCATGCAATCCTGTAAATTTATATGGAGCTACAAAGCTAGCGAGCGATAAGCTCTTTGTCGCTGCAAATAACATTGTTGGGGATAAAAAGACAAGATTTAGCGTCGTAAGATATGGAAATGTCGTTGGCTCTCGTGGCTCAGTAGTGCCGCTATTTAAAAAGCTGATCGCGCAAGGCGAAAAGGAGCTTCCTATAACGCATGAGAAGATGACTAGGTTTTGGATCACGCTTGAGCAAGGTGTAAATTTCGTCCTTAAGAATTTTGAGAGGATGAAAGGTGGCGAAATTTTCATACCAAAGATCCCATCAATGACGATGATGGATCTTGCAAAAGCCCTTGCCCCAGAGCTTGGCGTAAAGATCATAGGCATTCGCCCAGGCGAAAAGATGCATGAGATGATGATCTCAAGAGATGATGCGCATCTTACATACGAATTTGATGATTACTACGTTATTAGTCCGTCTATCCAGTTTTTAACAGCGCAAGACTTCTCGACAAATGCTCTTCATCAAAAGGGCAAACCAGTGAGCGAGGACTTTGAATATAGCTCAAATACAAATAAAATTTGGCTCGATAGAGCAGGCCTTCTTGAGATGATAGGAGATGCTAAATGATCCCTTACAGCCGTCAGCAGATCACAGAAGAAGATATCAAGGTAGTAGCAGATGCACTAAGAGACGACATCTTAACAGGTGGTCAAAAGGTCAGTAAATTTGAAGAGGAGCTGGCAAAGTATGTTGGCGTAAAGCATGTTGTCGTCATGAACTCCGCCACTTCAGCTCTTCACGTAGCCTATCTTAGCCTTGGCGTAAAGGAGGGCTATGAAGTGATCACGACGCCTATCACTTTTGCAGCCACTGCAAATACAGCTTTGATGGCAGGAGCGCAGGTTAAATTTTGCGACGTTAAGATGGATGGCAACATCGATGAAGAGAAAATTCCAGCTCTTATCACACCAAAGACAAAGGTTATAACTGCGGTTGATTACGGCGGTAACCCCGTGGAGCTAGATAAGATCATAAATTTAGCCAAAAAACACGGCATAAAAGTGATAGATGACGCCTCTCATGCCCTTGGTAGCGTGCAAAACGGCGTAAAAGTGGGCATTAAGGCTGATATTAGTATATTTAGCTTTCACCCTGTAAAGCCTATCACCACGCTTGAAGGCGGCGCGCTTGCTACAAACGACGATGAGCTAGCAAGGCTAGCAAGGCTATATAGAAGCCACGGCATCGCTAAAACAAAGCTTTGGGATAGCGACATGAGCCTGCTTGGATATAACTACAGGATCACAGACGTAGCCTGCGCTTTGGGGCTTAGTCAGCTAAAAAGGCTGGATGGCTTTATTGCCAAAAGAAATGAGATAGCTAAATTTTATGATGAGAAATTTAGCGGGTGTGAATATTTTAAAACTATAGAAATCCCAGCAAATACAACTAGCTCAAGGCACCTATATCCAGTGCTTTTGGATGAGAAATTTTGGGATAAAAAAGAGCAAATTTTTGAAGCGCTCTTGCAAAAAGGCGTTGGCGTGCAGGTGCATTATAAGCCAACATATAAATTTAGCTTTTACAAAGAGCTACTTGGCGAAATTTCACTACCAAATGCGGAGAAATTTTATAGCGCTGAGCTTAGCATACCATGCCACCATAGCATGAGCGTGGATGATGCTAAATTTGTTGCAAGCACGCTATTTGATGTGCTAAAAAGTTTTAGCGAGTAAAAATGATCTGTATCATCCCAGCAAGAGGTGGCAGCAAGAGAATACCTGGCAAAAACATCAAAGACTTTTTAGGCAAGCCCTTAATCGCATATAGCATCGAGGCTGCGCTAAATTCTAAAGTTTTTAGCGAAGTGATCGTAAGCACCGATGATGAAATGATCGCAAATGTGGCTAGAGAATTTGGAGCTAACGTGCCATTTTTTAGAGATGCGAGCCTAAGCGATGACTACGCGACAAGCACTGACGTGATAAAAGACGCGATAAGGCGTGTAAAATCTAGTTTTAGTGACGTCTGCTGCCTTTATGCCACAGCACCGCTCATAACGGCTGAAATTTTAAAAGATGCCGCAGGAGAGTTTAAAAAGCAGGAGTGTAAATTTTTATTTTCAGCGACTGCGTTTGATTTCCCTATACAAAGGGCTATAAAACTTGATGAAAATGCTAGAGTTAGCATGTTTTATCCGCAGTTTGAAAAGACACGCTCGCAAGATCTTGAGCCTGCTTTTCATGACGCTGGGGCATTTTATTTTGGCAAAAAAGAGGCTTGGCTGGAGTGCAGTGCTTTGTTTGCGCCACATTCAAAAGCACATTTGCTGCCAAGAAATTTAGTCTGTGACATCGACACGCTAGAGGATTTTGAGTTTGCTAAGAAGCTTTATTTGATAAATAATGGAAAGATTTGATTGAAAGAATTTAAAGGACTCCCCTTGCTAAAAACGCTCGTGCGCGCTGATAGTAGCAGCAAGATAGGGCATGGGCACATTAGGCGAGACCTTTTGCTTGCTAAAAAATTTGGCGACATCTCATTTGCATCTTTGAGGCTAGAAGGTGACATTTTTGATGAGATAAACTACCCTAAATTTAGCCTAAGAAGTGGCGAGATAGATGAGCTTTGCGAGCTTATAAAAGATAATAAATTTGAACTTCTCATCATCGACCACTACGGCTTTAGCTTTGAAGACGAAAGAGCTATAAAAGAAAAAACCGGCGTTAAAATTTTATCATTTGACGACACTTACGAGAAACATTGCTCGGACTACATTTTAAACGTAAATTTATATGCGCAAAAGGCAAAATATGAGGGGCTGGTAGAAAAAAGCTGCGAGGTATTTTGTGGAAGTGAGTTTTTGCTGGTTAGAGATGAGTTTTATGAAGAAGCGCAAGTAAAAAGGGAGAAAATTTACGACTATGCTATTATTCTTGGAGGCACTGATATTTCAGGGCTAAGTGCTAAAATTTCAGAAAAACTGCTCCTTAAAAACCTAAAAATAGCCATCATAACAACAAGCGGAAATAAAAACTTGAGTGCCCTAAAAGAGCTATCAAGCAAGAGTGAAAATTTTAACCTTTTTGTAGATAGCAAAAACGTGGCAAGGCTGATGAACGAGGCCAAAATGCTCATCATAACAGCAAGCTCGCTTGTAAATGAAGCTTATGTTTTAGGGGCTAAATTTAAAGCCATTTGCGTAGCGGATAATCAAAAAGAGATCTTTGCTTGGCTAAAAGAAAATGGGTATGAAGCTTACTGGGGAGATGAAATTTGCTTAAGCTTATAAATTTTATCTCGCTTAATGACGAGCAAAAGCTGATGGTCTTAAAGTGGCGAAATGACGAATGTATAGCTAAATTTATGAAAAATAAAAGCGTTGGCAAAGAGGAGCATTTTGCTTTTTTAGAGAGATTAAAGAGCATTCAAGATAAGATCTATTTTCTAGTAAAAGACGAGGGTGAATTTATCGGAGTGGTGAGCTTCGTTGATATAACGAAAGAGAGTTGCGAATTTGGCGTTTATAAAAACCCGGAGCTAAAAGGAGTGGGCAACAAGTTGCTTGATCTCATAAAAGACTACGCTTTTTTTACATTAAAGGTTGGCTCGCTAAAGGCAAAAGCTTATAATAGTAACGAAAAAGCGCTCGCGCTTTATAAAAATTTTGGCTTTAAGATCTATGCAAAAGATGGTGAGTTTAGCTATCTTGAGCTTAAAAATAAAACGGACTAACGGATGAAAATAGGAAATTTTGATACAGACAAAAAGGTCTTTATAATAGCAGAGCTCTCCGCTAATCACAGCGGCAGCCTAAAAACGGCGGTAGATACGATAAAGGCAGCTAAGCGCGCTGGAGCTGACGCGATAAAGCTTCAGACATATACGCCTGATAGTTTGACTCTAAATTCGCACCTGGACGACTTTGTCATAAAAGGCGGACTTTGGGACGAGCGAAATTTATACGAGCTTTATCAAGAGGCGCTAACGCCAAAAGAGTGGCACGCCGAACTTTTTAAAGTAGCAAAAGAAGAAGGGCTTGTCTGCTTTTCAAGCCCATTTTGCAAGGATGACGCCAACTTTTTAGAGCAGTTTAACCCACCAGCTTATAAGATCGCAAGTTTTGAGGTAACGGATTATGATTTTGTAGAGTTTGTAGCCAAAAAAGGTAAGCCCATCATCATCTCAACTGGCATAGCCTATGAAGAAGAGATAAGAGATGTGGTACAAATTTGCAAAAACGTAGGCAATAGTGACATCGCCCTTTTAAAATGCACTTCAAGCTACCCAGCGCCGCTAAATGGTATGAATTTGCAAACGATAGCTGATATGAGAAAGAAATTTGGCGTAGAGGTTGGCTTTTCTGATCACACACTAGGTGTGACAGCCCCAGTTGTTGCGGTTAGTTTGGGTGCTAGGATAATTGAAAAGCATTTTATACTTGATAAAAGCGTAAAAAGCGTTGATAGCGCATTTAGCCTTGATGAGAGCGAATTTGCCCTTATGACAAAGTGTGTTAGGGAGGCTGAGGAGCTTTTGGGCAAAGTAAGCTACGAGCTAGATGAAAAAGCGGTTTTAAACAGGAGATTTTCACGCTCACTTTATGCAAGCGCAGATATAAAAAAGGGTGAAAATTTTAGCGAGCAAAATATAAGGAGCGTGCGTCCAGGGTACGGCCTGCACCCTAAATTTTTAAAAGAGCTGATCGGTAAAAAAGCAAAAAGAGATATAAAATTTAGCGAGAGATTAACAAAGGAGGATTTGATATGAATAACAAAAACGATAAGGCATCTAATAAAAAAGTAAAACCTTCTAAAGATAATGTATCAAATATCCAAAATCCTATCTTTCAAAAAAACCTTCAAGCACTATTTCAACAAGATGAAATTCTAGCAGCAAGGCTTTGGTCTATTGCAGGTAATGAAGACTATGAAATTTTTATAGGAAAAGATCCAATTGATATAAATTTAATAAACAAACATACTTTTAAATATATCTATGAAAATCCTGGAGCAGACATTTTAAAGCTACTTGAAGATATAGAAAGTGACTATAAACGTTATCCGATACTATTTTTTTATGGACTAGGCAATGGCGTACTCTATAAAGCACTAGCAAAAAATGAAACACACCAAAAAATCGTAGTCATAGAGCCAGAGATCGAGATCATATATCTTGTTTTAAATGTTATTGATCTATCAAATGAACTAGAAAGTGGACAGATAATACTTTTTTATTCAAAATTTGCAACCTATACGCATTTTTATTATCTGGTTACAGAAGCGAAACTAAACTCATATGCAAAAACCTATGATAATCTTATGATCCATATGCCCTTTTATGATCAATTTGAAGAGGACTACATAAGAATAAACAAAGAGATTACAAGGGCATTTTCTCAAATAGTAGTTGCTCACGGAAATAGCATAGACGATCTTTTATTAGGCACAAGACAAAATTGTGAAAATTTAGTGCCTATGATTAGCAATTATTGCTACACAAGTCTTGTTAAAAAAAGATATGGTCTTATGGATACAGCTATAATTGTATCAACTGGTCCAAGCCTAGATAAACAGCTTAATACGCTTAAAAAATTTGCTCCATATGTTAGCATTATAAGCGTTGATGCCTCTTACCCAATCCTTGCGAGGCATGATATCAAGCCTGATTATGTGATGTCGATTGAAAGAATAGAACCAACTTCTAGTTTTTTTGAAAAAAAACATCCAAATATTGATGACAATATACACTTTATTGTTGCCTCAGTTACACACAAGCAAACTATTAAAAATATCTTGCCAAGAAAACTAGTACTAACTATGAGACCTCAACAAGAGGAGTATATGTTTGGCCTAAAAAGATATGGATATTTGGGTGTGGGGCATAGTTGTGCAAACATGGCCTACCAACTAGCCTATGTCTTAGGACATAAAAATATCGTTTTCATAGGACAGGATCTAGCATTTGGTAAAGATGGAGCAAGCCATGCAAAAGGTCACGCCTTTGCGCAAGCGGATGAAAATTTATATGTTAAAGCTTATGGCGGAGAGGGAGAGGTTAAAACAACGTATGTTTGGACTCTATTTAAAAACCAGTTTGAAAATGATATCGCCCAATCAAGTCTAGAGAATATAAAATCATATAACTGTACCGAAGGTGGTGCTAGAATAGAAGGCACTATAGAAAAGCCGTTTTTAGAAGTAATGCATGAGCTTTGCAAAGACAAAGAGATTAAAAAACTGCCTGATATAAAAAAAGATAGTGAAACGACGGTAAATAAAAACCTTTTAAAAGCTTATAAAGTCATACTTGCAAAAATAAAAGCTCAAAGTGAAGTCAAACAACAAATAGAAAAAGTCTTTTTGGAGGTAGTGCCTAGTGTAGATAAACTACTTGAACTTAATAAAGAAAATAAAATAGAAAAAAAGCACTTTGATGAGCTTCTTAAAATAACAAAAAAGATAGATAAACTAAAAGATGTAATCGCAAAACGTAATTATCAAAAATATGTAGATAATATATTACAAATTTCAGTCTATTATCAAGAACTTGAGCTTGCAAAAATTTCTGTAGCGCCAAGTGACACAACCATCCAAAAAACCAACAAGCTTCTTATGTGGGTAAATATG
This DNA window, taken from Campylobacter concisus, encodes the following:
- the pseG gene encoding UDP-2,4-diacetamido-2,4,6-trideoxy-beta-L-altropyranose hydrolase, whose amino-acid sequence is MKEFKGLPLLKTLVRADSSSKIGHGHIRRDLLLAKKFGDISFASLRLEGDIFDEINYPKFSLRSGEIDELCELIKDNKFELLIIDHYGFSFEDERAIKEKTGVKILSFDDTYEKHCSDYILNVNLYAQKAKYEGLVEKSCEVFCGSEFLLVRDEFYEEAQVKREKIYDYAIILGGTDISGLSAKISEKLLLKNLKIAIITTSGNKNLSALKELSSKSENFNLFVDSKNVARLMNEAKMLIITASSLVNEAYVLGAKFKAICVADNQKEIFAWLKENGYEAYWGDEICLSL
- the pseB gene encoding UDP-N-acetylglucosamine 4,6-dehydratase (inverting), whose amino-acid sequence is MFNDKSILITGGTGSFGKKYTEILLKKYKPKRLVIYSRDELKQYEMAQVFKDKAMRFFIGDVRDYKRLRTAMNGIDYVIHAAAMKHVPIAEYNPMECIKTNIDGAQNVIDASLECGVSKVIALSTDKACNPVNLYGATKLASDKLFVAANNIVGDKKTRFSVVRYGNVVGSRGSVVPLFKKLIAQGEKELPITHEKMTRFWITLEQGVNFVLKNFERMKGGEIFIPKIPSMTMMDLAKALAPELGVKIIGIRPGEKMHEMMISRDDAHLTYEFDDYYVISPSIQFLTAQDFSTNALHQKGKPVSEDFEYSSNTNKIWLDRAGLLEMIGDAK
- the dcd gene encoding dCTP deaminase, whose amino-acid sequence is MGLKSDSWIRKMSVEKNMIVPFAEEQVGRGVVSYGVSSYGYDIRVGDEFKIFTNIGGTVVDPKNFDEKNVVDFKGDVCIVPPNSFALARTIEYFNMPDNVLAICLGKSTYARCGIIVNVTPFEPGFKGHITIEISNTTPLPAKIYANEGIAQVLFIEGDEPCEVTYADKNGKYQAQEGITLPRILK
- the pseH gene encoding UDP-4-amino-4,6-dideoxy-N-acetyl-beta-L-altrosamine N-acetyltransferase, which gives rise to MLKLINFISLNDEQKLMVLKWRNDECIAKFMKNKSVGKEEHFAFLERLKSIQDKIYFLVKDEGEFIGVVSFVDITKESCEFGVYKNPELKGVGNKLLDLIKDYAFFTLKVGSLKAKAYNSNEKALALYKNFGFKIYAKDGEFSYLELKNKTD
- the accB gene encoding acetyl-CoA carboxylase biotin carboxyl carrier protein, whose protein sequence is MKKEDIKELIEFFNDMEMNHIKIKSGDFEVELEKFSDYCAPAKPAAQAPAPAPVNVVVNSEVKPAANSPKDSIKSPMVGTFYAAPSPGAAPFVKVGQRVRKGDVVGIIEAMKIMNEIEAEFDCQITEMLVSDGQPVEFGLPLFGVEKN
- the pseI gene encoding pseudaminic acid synthase yields the protein MKIGNFDTDKKVFIIAELSANHSGSLKTAVDTIKAAKRAGADAIKLQTYTPDSLTLNSHLDDFVIKGGLWDERNLYELYQEALTPKEWHAELFKVAKEEGLVCFSSPFCKDDANFLEQFNPPAYKIASFEVTDYDFVEFVAKKGKPIIISTGIAYEEEIRDVVQICKNVGNSDIALLKCTSSYPAPLNGMNLQTIADMRKKFGVEVGFSDHTLGVTAPVVAVSLGARIIEKHFILDKSVKSVDSAFSLDESEFALMTKCVREAEELLGKVSYELDEKAVLNRRFSRSLYASADIKKGENFSEQNIRSVRPGYGLHPKFLKELIGKKAKRDIKFSERLTKEDLI
- the pseF gene encoding pseudaminic acid cytidylyltransferase encodes the protein MICIIPARGGSKRIPGKNIKDFLGKPLIAYSIEAALNSKVFSEVIVSTDDEMIANVAREFGANVPFFRDASLSDDYATSTDVIKDAIRRVKSSFSDVCCLYATAPLITAEILKDAAGEFKKQECKFLFSATAFDFPIQRAIKLDENARVSMFYPQFEKTRSQDLEPAFHDAGAFYFGKKEAWLECSALFAPHSKAHLLPRNLVCDIDTLEDFEFAKKLYLINNGKI
- a CDS encoding DUF3737 family protein, which codes for MQEKNAEIFTGERAMFGAKSVNFTNCIFEDGESPLKHSSNLKLNECVFAYKYPLWYASDITLNGGYLEPLARAGMWYSANLSFKDVVINAPKSFRKSSQISIENVNFSDAGETLWGCTDVKIKNVFAKGDYFGANSENLEIDGLNLDGNYCFDSCKNLRITNSKLISKDAFWNCENVVAQNCLISGEYLAWNSKNVTLINCTIKSLQALCYVENLVVKDCIFMDTSLAFEYSSVDVSTSGAIKSIKNPKSGAIRATKIDEIIIDENLVDTKGIKIIITEK
- a CDS encoding motility associated factor glycosyltransferase family protein, whose amino-acid sequence is MNNKNDKASNKKVKPSKDNVSNIQNPIFQKNLQALFQQDEILAARLWSIAGNEDYEIFIGKDPIDINLINKHTFKYIYENPGADILKLLEDIESDYKRYPILFFYGLGNGVLYKALAKNETHQKIVVIEPEIEIIYLVLNVIDLSNELESGQIILFYSKFATYTHFYYLVTEAKLNSYAKTYDNLMIHMPFYDQFEEDYIRINKEITRAFSQIVVAHGNSIDDLLLGTRQNCENLVPMISNYCYTSLVKKRYGLMDTAIIVSTGPSLDKQLNTLKKFAPYVSIISVDASYPILARHDIKPDYVMSIERIEPTSSFFEKKHPNIDDNIHFIVASVTHKQTIKNILPRKLVLTMRPQQEEYMFGLKRYGYLGVGHSCANMAYQLAYVLGHKNIVFIGQDLAFGKDGASHAKGHAFAQADENLYVKAYGGEGEVKTTYVWTLFKNQFENDIAQSSLENIKSYNCTEGGARIEGTIEKPFLEVMHELCKDKEIKKLPDIKKDSETTVNKNLLKAYKVILAKIKAQSEVKQQIEKVFLEVVPSVDKLLELNKENKIEKKHFDELLKITKKIDKLKDVIAKRNYQKYVDNILQISVYYQELELAKISVAPSDTTIQKTNKLLMWVNMHKYWMFSAAGGLNADIEVTKKASKALVAELKKRKLITKNEIGKAKENFILSI
- the pseC gene encoding UDP-4-amino-4,6-dideoxy-N-acetyl-beta-L-altrosamine transaminase; protein product: MIPYSRQQITEEDIKVVADALRDDILTGGQKVSKFEEELAKYVGVKHVVVMNSATSALHVAYLSLGVKEGYEVITTPITFAATANTALMAGAQVKFCDVKMDGNIDEEKIPALITPKTKVITAVDYGGNPVELDKIINLAKKHGIKVIDDASHALGSVQNGVKVGIKADISIFSFHPVKPITTLEGGALATNDDELARLARLYRSHGIAKTKLWDSDMSLLGYNYRITDVACALGLSQLKRLDGFIAKRNEIAKFYDEKFSGCEYFKTIEIPANTTSSRHLYPVLLDEKFWDKKEQIFEALLQKGVGVQVHYKPTYKFSFYKELLGEISLPNAEKFYSAELSIPCHHSMSVDDAKFVASTLFDVLKSFSE